In the Anastrepha obliqua isolate idAnaObli1 chromosome 1, idAnaObli1_1.0, whole genome shotgun sequence genome, one interval contains:
- the LOC129235347 gene encoding uncharacterized protein LOC129235347: MRELSLLGLGLTILCCFIASTSPVVATATAAETTTSRPPPIYINNKIPTVDVSCMVRYKCLEKLKGATVPPKPCVKYCVKFIECPNAAKIRGTADQCVELDEAAVRRQYEQDTKSGESIHVMRVAMIDFPCRPGFLPDDMGRCREVW; encoded by the coding sequence ATGCGTGAGTTATCGCTGTTGGGTTTGGGCTTGACCATTTTATGCTGCTTCATCGCTTCCACTAGCCCCGTTGTCGCTACTGCGACCGCGGCCGAAACGACGACCTCTCGTCCGCCGCCCATTtacatcaacaacaaaatacccACCGTTGATGTCAGCTGCATGGTGCGCTACAAGTGCCTCGAGAAGTTGAAGGGCGCAACCGTGCCACCCAAGCCCTGCGTGaagtattgtgtgaaatttattgaatgccCGAATGCGGCGAAGATTCGCGGCACAGCCGATCAGTGCGTGGAATTGGATGAGGCTGCAGTACGGCGACAGTACGAGCAAGACACCAAGAGTGGCGAAAGCATACATGTGATGAGGGTTGCGATGATTGATTTCCCCTGCCGCCCCGGTTTTTTGCCCGACGACATGGGCCGCTGCCGTGAAGTTTGGTGA